AGTGTCGAGAAGTCCGCGAAGGGCCTGATCCACGAGGGCAAGGTCGATGAGGGCCTGCTCAACATGGTCGAGATGGCCTTCCGCGCGTACGATCCGTGCCATGCTTGTGCTACGCACTCCCTGCCGGGACAGATGCCGCTGCGCGCACGCGTGTACGACGCTGAAAAGAATATCATCCAAGAGTTCCAGAAATGACTGGGACTCGACAGAAGCCGATCCTCGTCCTCGCCCTGGGTAACGACATCCTGGGCGATGACGGGATTGCGTTTTATGCCGCCCGCGCGCTGCAGGAGGAATTCTCCGCAGTCGCCGATTTCACCGAAACCGCCGAGGCCGGCCTGGCATTGATGGAAATGCTGGAGGGCTACGAGTACGCCCTCCTCATGGATTCCGTCATGACCGGGCAATGCGATCCGGGCACCATCGTGGAATTTCAGACGGAGCAATTCAAGAAGGTCGTCGCCCCGTCGCCTCACTACGCCGGCTTGCCGGAAGTCCTTGAACTCTCGGCGCGCCTCGGCCTCGACATGCCGACCGGGATGCGCATCCTTGCCATGGAAGTCGCCGACCCATTTACGCTTCGCGAGGAGCTGACGCCAGACGTCGCACGCGCCCTTCCAAACCTCGTCGATGCCGCCCGCGCGATTCTCGAAGAATGGAGAGCTTCGGTTCCATGCACGAATACACATTGATGGAGAACGTGATCGAAACGGTCGAGCAGGATCTGGCCGCGCAAGGCCACGACACATCCGCCGGCATTTCGGCAATCAGCTTCCGCATCGGCATGCTTGAGATGCACTCCGTCGAATCGTTCCGCCAGGCATTCGATTGGATCACGAAGGGCACGATCCTCGAAGGTGCGGCGCTCGATTTCGAAGTCATCCCATCCCGCATTGCGTGCGAGAAGTGCGGGTACAAAGCGGACCTGTCTATGGGCGATGCCGATTGCCACGATCCTTCGCCTGTCATTGCCTGCCCGGAATGTGGAGCCGTTACGCCCGTCCAGGGCGGACGCGGCGTGACAGACATTCAACTGACCCTGCGAGAGACGGCCGATAAATGAAGCCTCGGGGCCGCTGAGTGATTGCTCCGCGGCCCTGCCTTCTCTCTTGCCTTCCGCG
This genomic window from bacterium contains:
- a CDS encoding hydrogenase maturation protease; this translates as MTGTRQKPILVLALGNDILGDDGIAFYAARALQEEFSAVADFTETAEAGLALMEMLEGYEYALLMDSVMTGQCDPGTIVEFQTEQFKKVVAPSPHYAGLPEVLELSARLGLDMPTGMRILAMEVADPFTLREELTPDVARALPNLVDAARAILEEWRASVPCTNTH
- a CDS encoding hydrogenase maturation nickel metallochaperone HypA; this encodes MHEYTLMENVIETVEQDLAAQGHDTSAGISAISFRIGMLEMHSVESFRQAFDWITKGTILEGAALDFEVIPSRIACEKCGYKADLSMGDADCHDPSPVIACPECGAVTPVQGGRGVTDIQLTLRETADK